The sequence CATAAATAAAATGGACCATGAGAGACCGATGAATTGAGTACCACACAATATATTAACAAGAGTCCTCGTCAATCCACAAGAAGTTCTTTTATAGAATTATAATGGAAGCGAATAAGGCcccgtttggatttggtagatattttaaaaaaaaagcacttttttaagctataatttttggcttttgaaaaagctctaattttgacttaaaaaagtgcttatttaagcacttttctggtcaaccaaacactttattaaatgaaaagcacttaaaaaagtacttttttgacctggcttttgaaaccaaacgagGCCTAAGTTTCCTGCAAGCAGATGCACAATCGAAATCAAGTTACAAATGAAACTTCTTTCAGCATAAAAAATGTATAAGTTGTTTGTTATATTATCCTCGATTCAAGCAACGAATACTCGCTTGGAACTATCCTATAGTCGGTGATCCTAAATGGAAGTATCCCGGCAGACTCATAGTTGAAAGGATATAATAAGTAGCAGTCTAGCCAAGCATTAGTTTTGGATCCTAAATGAAAAGATCGAACATTTGTTTTATGTGGTGGTCAAAAGTGAAGAATCAAATTGAGAAATAAGAGAAAAGACCTGAAGTTGTCCAGGAAAAAGAGTCTCATATAGACCATGATGGTTTTCAGGTTCTTGGAGGAACTGCTCGTAGAAAAAAGTTGCTCTCACCAAAGGGTAATGATGTGAGGCCGATGATGGAAGTTGTAAAGGCAGCAGCTTTCAGTATATTGCAGGTAGGTATTATGATTTTGAATGTGTTGTGTTTCATCCAGAGGGTTTCattgttttttaaataattatcaaTGAAACACAATGAGTCCTGATCAATTTAGTACATTTAAACTGTTGGAACGTTAGGCTGCTGGAGGCTCTCCTCAATATCTGAGGCCTGGACGATGGTTAGACTTGTATAGTGGTACCGGATCTGTCGGGATTGAAGCTATGAGCAGAGGTTGCTCTGAGGTTCGTTTTCACTTGTGATGGAGCTTTGAACGTGATTTTTTTGTTGACTTATTTacggagtgtttgcaatcactaaagaATAGTGATTATCaaattttggcttaaaaaaagtAAGTCTTGTGTGTTCTTAAATCCAGATCATGTGTTAGCTTCCGCTTAATTTAATCGAAATCTAAAAGCTGATCATATGGTGATTTTGATTCTCCAAAAGCGATTCTAGTAAAAATTTAATGATAAAATCattataatcacttatttatcaaacgcTACTTTTGATTTCTAGCTTTTTACTTTTGTTTTCAAATACTACCCACTTcaatttttcttcattttttagaatttataaatttattcacTTCTACAAAAACATAATTTGTTGCAAACACTTCCGACCACTAAGCTTGAGAGATTTCAGAGTAGTAACCAAGCCAGTTCACTTGGGACTATTTTTTACAGTGTCTATTTGCCTTGATTAGGGTTTGTCTGTCTTAAATTTTATTGGTTTATTTGTGATTTATAGGTGCACTTTGTGGAAATGGATCCTTGGGTTATCTCGGATGTTCTCCGGCCAAATTTAGAATCAACTGGTTTTCTTGATGTATCAGTCATACATAGTGTCCGTGTAGAAACCTTTTTTGGAAATGCAGAACGATTTGGAGGTGAATATATTCCTTCCTTGGTCTCTCTCATGTAATTGAGCTATTCCAGCTTCTGGATTTGTAATACAGGACAAAATACCCCAATAAAAGACAATTTTTTTGCTATCGAGGGTGATACGAAAATGTCAAATCGTGATTTGAATATTAGCCATCGCCTGGGGTGGTTCTCTCATTCCCCTATTTCATTCTCGTTCTAATTGTTTCTATTTAGAATTTTTCAGATATATTCATAATGTATTATGGACACTTTTATTATGGCTTCTATTTGTATGCTTCTGTTTTTAATTTGTTCTCCACCAATAGCAGCACTTTTTTTGTGTAAAGTTTTCACACATTGGTACCTGGTAAATGCAGGTAAAGTTGGAGTCTTTGATTACATTAGCATTACTCCTCCGTATATGCTTGTTGATTATGCAGTCCTGATGGATCAGATTTCCAAGTCATCTATAGTTGGAGAGAATACCTTCATAGTAAGTTGGTGATTTTGTTTTTATAGGACTTTTTTTCTACAATCTTTCTTTATATCTATACCAACATTTCCAGGTGGTTGAGTATCCTTTGAGAACTGACATGTTGGATTCATGTGGGCACTTGATAAAGGTACACTTTGTCTATGTATGCCACATGTTTCTTGAGATTCAATATTAAGTGTATTTCGTTGCCtgcaaacgaatcgaatattGGTCACTTTTTCGTTTTCAAGGGGAAGTTCGAATTTTTCTGGAGTACTTGAAACTCGAGACAGTGGAACTTAATTGTTGGGCTCTATTAACTTGAAGCTCAAATTATTGAAATaatgttaaaaaatatatattaaaatttgtgAGGGGCTAACAAgctatgaaataaaataatttggcatCGATTTTAGTCGGAAAATAAGTTTGAAGAATGCTTGAGCTCCGATTTGATTTCGATAATTACAAGCAACACAATCTAGATCATTGATTTTGTTTCCATGTGTTGTTACATAGAGCAACTCATGTTTTGGCACTGTATATGTGAAGCTTCATTTATGTGTATTTTTCTTCCTAATTTAAACCAGTTGGGTGTTAAAAAAAAGCAGATAGCTGATCGGAGGTTTGGGAGGACACATCTGGCCATATATGGTCCAACATGGGCACAAAAGAAGAGTAATCCCGGTACATGACTGCCATCGCAAGAAGAGTTGACAAGAACCGAAATGGTTACGTGGTTTAATTTGATCTTGCTTGATGGAGGTAATGTAGTCTCTTTCGGTTCTGTGAATTTGATCTTTGCTTGATGGAGGTAATGTAGTCTCTTTCGATTCTGTGATCGGAAGATGCTGCTACAAATTGTTTCAAGGGTAAACGCGCTGATGCTCGCGGTCTATAATTTGTGTGCGCAATCAACTGATCGCCTGTTAGTGTCTTCCGTCGAGTATTTGGCCTCATGGGGTTGTAAGTAGGTACGTTATTAAACCGGTTCCGGAATACAAGATAATGGATCAGGAACGATCCTAAAGTATACTGAACCAGTCCGGTTATTTATTGAGAGAGTAATTTAATGCAATACCAAAACCAAATTGGAACCGGATTAGAAtcaattttattctttttttactTTTCTTATTTCCATGCGTTATATACCAAGGAATctactattaaataaataacttaaatttttaaatatcaaGTTTAGAACTTAGAAGTAcaatttataattattaattaatattatatttggaTTGGAAGATTTAGATTTCAGAGACTACTTGAAAGAAGGATTTTGAATTCTGTAAATATAGCTAATAGTTATCTTAATTCTTAACGGTAAACATTTATTAATATATGGGGTGTTCATTTGGTTCGGTTTTtcgatttttaaatgtttaatttgAAAATCAGACGACTATTTAAGTTcggttcgttttttttttttaataacgaTTTGGTTAATTCAGTTTGGTGTTAcgatttaataataaatttaaatttagaatGAATTGTttgtaaatatttaaaatttaaatattctttttaaaatacttaataaaagaaaaaaaaatttgatcatGGAAAAACTTACCATTCAAAATATAATGACACAATCAAATATAATAATCATGATCATTTAAAAGCTTCAATTTGATATTTTGTATTAAAGATGATCATCTCTTGAAtagataaattttattttttatatattttaatatattatatatatacaaattttaaatatttcaatATATATCAGATGTAAAatggtcggttcggttttttcgattttaaatttaaaaacctCTATTCATACATGTGAGCTTTAATGAGTTTTTCAGCAAATTTACatctattattaaatatttactCTGGGATGCATTGCTAGGATATTAACCTAAGAATAGCTTGAAATTTTCCCAATTTTCTATTCATGTTCAAAATATTGTAACAGgctttaattaaacaaaaaaaaaatttaccataGAGAGGATACGTAGGGAAAAAGCTTATGATATGTTAGTTTGTTGGTTTGTTTTTGTGAGTCTTATTTTGTCCATTACTAATATCCAATACCCTTGTCCGATGCACCAACTCCATATTTCatgatgaatttaatttttattcccCTCTCCATCGTCGTATTTCACATTTTATTTATAGAATTAATGtcattcataaatatatattaaaatattaggatttattttataaatgaaagACAAAACACCATTTTGTAGACAAGATGGCCACCTAGTTTTGTTGTTTAACAACTCCTAGATTAAGCACAATATCTAAGATCACCTAAGACCAAAAATTTGAAGATTGTTTTATATTATTCCCCATTAAACCAACATTACTTCCATCCTCCATTTCCAAACAACTTATGGAAGTCATAACCAAACTAAACCCATATCCACCAACATTAAAAACACtagtcaaaattaccaaaagcATGCCTCAAACTCCATATCCATCTATCTAGCTATATATACCCCTAAATGCCATATGTTTTCCATCATCAAATTGAAACCAAAACATTAATTTCCTCAACAAATCAGTTCAATCTCCTTGTAGCAAACATATATCATGGCCAGAACGCTTTATACTTGCCTCATGGTCCTTTCCGTGATGACAACCATCACACACGACATCCAAAAATGCGACGCTTCACGTCATCTGTTGCAATCCGGGCCGGGGTTGCCCAGCATTCCGTCAACATTGCCACCACTGCCTACCAACCCAACCATTCCCGCCGCATTGCCACCCATTCCATCAGTTCCTACGAACCCAACTATTCCATCCGCCCTACCGAAACCAAGCGTGCCACCGACGGTATCAATCCCCGCCAATCCAGCCTTTCCAATATCAGTCCCTGCTGGTGTACCTAAATTCGCTTTGCCTCCATTGTCTTCCATTCCCACCAGCTTTATTCCTTACATCCCATTCATATTGAGTACTCCACCACCTTCCAACTAGAATTTCTATAACTACATGCATGATCGATTGGGTTTCATTGCTAGATTCACTTCATATATTCCCTGATGactttgtgatgatgtcttGTAGCTATCGTCGTCATTTCTAGCCGTCGGTTGTCGATAGCAACGCCTGTTTTGTGCTTGTGTTTAGCTAGGTTTCCGGTCCAGCCAGTTATCAGTTGTTTCAGCACCATATATACCACAGTGCTTGTGGTGGTGTCTTTTCGTTTATGTTTGTGCATTGCTTTGTACGTTTGTTACGGTTTGGAGTTATATAAAAGTTTTATACAACATGCACCATGTGAAGCTCTTTCCAAGTCTTGTCCAGTTATcgattgtttaaataatattGTTGTGATCAATTCTAAAGTTTTTCCACGTatactcaaaattttaattttcgtaTCATATATGAAATCGTtagtaattttataaatatgatatataatattatatttttaatgttcTGTACCGAATTTCATCTATGAAAAtatatgtacaaccaaaaatctcaaacaaaattTTCTGTCACGATTGAATTCTAGTTCGTATATAATAGGAGGGGCTGAATCCCAAGTTCTCCTATAATTAAACCTTAATTAGTTTTACTTGCATGCCTAtaactttctttctttttcttaaatttcaaattctaaaaaattaaaaatcaattaaaataggCTCAAACCATAACCATATGGGTTCCAGTTTCACTTTTAATTGGAACGATCCATTTTAGATTTCCTCCaatataatattttgaattgattaatGAATCAAAGTACTTCCTACACGGTTACACTCCTAGCTGGCATACCAAATCAAAATACTGAgatgaaattttttcgatatacagacattttttcggtataccacaTTTTTTTCAGTATCTATACGttatcaatatggatttttttcgtaccaaaatttcagaatttctgtatcggtatcgatataaatttttttcataccaatatttttgatacggtataccgaaaaaccacCCTAGTTACACCCCATCAATTATATTACACCATCACATACTTATGAAATTATTGTCACGTGATCATTAGCAACTTAATTGTCTATATAACATAATTTATACGCTGATTTTTCTTTAAATGGAATCTTGCAAGTActttatatctatatctatgCCATATCATACCATACCAATTATAAAAGTGTGAATTAAAGTCAAAGTTTTTCATTATATATTTTCAACTTTGTCCTTGGTTTGTACACACTTGATAAATCATGTGAGGATGcttttgtaaaatcaattattatgataaggtcaaaattgacaaaatatgtgcatattagataaggatCTAGTTTTCGAAAAGATTGAAATACCAACCTAGctacttttattttaattttttttatagataaAGTGAACAGATTTTTtccataaataattttaaaaaaaattccacaaaaattttaattaaatattattcagTTTTCTAAAagattgaaataccaaaatactttggtttttatttgtttgcagACTGAATgaacaaaatttttcaaaaaaaaatcttatgtattttaatttgtatAAGGATCTATTGAGCTAACTAATTATATAATGAGTTcataaatatatacaaatatcaGATTTGTAAAcgttattataatatatatatatatatatatatatatatatatatacactggtgttgaaataaatcaattcaagtagattcaaattttaattcaaaataataaataaaaaaacacaccACTAATAATAGAAAAGGTTCAGCTCAAAACAACGACATTCCAAAATTTGTCTAAGAACATATTGtgctaaataattaaatcacgagttcataattatttattagaaatatcATATTC comes from Henckelia pumila isolate YLH828 chromosome 4, ASM3356847v2, whole genome shotgun sequence and encodes:
- the LOC140865416 gene encoding uncharacterized protein isoform X1, whose amino-acid sequence is MHNFVCSNNGKAHLDLIILNSNSINYQRRSGLSMAIPSSQMIPVAEANLFCPNSPPLRFQVSQISSARRCPFIITLSYKSRGGNTVDSEQKREFLEQYGLNPDDYLTKPSPKVKRREQRKTGNGKEMPVEEPKPARETHKLLQVLGGTARRKKLLSPKGNDVRPMMEVVKAAAFSILQAAGGSPQYLRPGRWLDLYSGTGSVGIEAMSRGCSEVHFVEMDPWVISDVLRPNLESTGFLDVSVIHSVRVETFFGNAERFGGKVGVFDYISITPPYMLVDYAVLMDQISKSSIVGENTFIVVEYPLRTDMLDSCGHLIKLGVKKKQIADRRFGRTHLAIYGPTWAQKKSNPGT
- the LOC140865416 gene encoding uncharacterized protein isoform X2, producing the protein MHNFVCSNNGKAHLDLIILNSNSINYQRRSGLSMAIPSSQMIPVAEANLFCPNSPPLRFQVSQISSARRCPFIITLSYKSRGGNTVDSEQKREFLEQYGLNPDDYLTKPSPKVKRREQRKTGNGKEMPVEEPKPARETHKLLQVLGGTARRKKLLSPKGNDVRPMMEVVKAAAFSILQAAGGSPQYLRPGRWLDLYSGTGSVGIEAMSRGCSEVHFVEMDPWVISDVLRPNLESTGFLDVSVIHSVRVETFFGNAERFGGKVGVFDYISITPPYMLVDYAVLMDQISKSSIVGENTFIVVEYPLRTDMLDSCGHLIKIADRRFGRTHLAIYGPTWAQKKSNPGT